In the genome of Gemmatimonadaceae bacterium, the window GCAATCTGAGATTGCGCGCGGTGGGGTCGCCGCGGTCGCGATCATGGACCACCTGGAGCGAGCCGACTGTGCCGTGTGACCGACGACCCCGAAATTGCCCGGCGCTTTGGCTAAATTCACGTGCACGCGGCGACGTTGCGATTCCGAAGTAGCCTGCAAGCTCGCTGTGCCACCCGTACTCTCGAACCAGGGACACTCACAATGATCATTGTCACAACACCCACGCTCGAAGGCAGCCGAGTCAGACAGTACCTCGGGTTGGTTACCGGCGAGGCGATACTCGGAGCGAACATCTTCAAGGATTTCTTCGCGGGAATACGCGACATCGTCGGCGGCCGCTCGGCAGCCTACGAAAAGGAGCTGCGCTCAGCCCGGGATATCGCCATCCGGGAAATGCAGGACGCAGCCGAGGCGATGGGCGGCAACGCTGTCGTTGGGGTCGACATCGATTATGAGAACATCAGCATGGGACAGGGCGGCGGCATGCTCATGGTGAGCGCGTCGGGAACTGCGGTACTCATCGAGTAGCGGGAAGAACTGCAACTGAGGACAACACGCTACCTGCGAACCGCTGATCGCTGATCGCTGCGCGCTGAAGCGGAACAACACTGAGTGACCGCGTGGATGCGTATGTGCGTGCTTTTCCGTAGTTAGCGCGCAGCAGGCCGCGCTTTGCGCCAGGCGGGCAGCGTGTCGTCCTCAGTTTGAGACGCAGAAAAAAACGCGCCGCCCGCCGGAATCGGCGAGCGGCGCGTTCGTCGTGCTCAATCAGCTAAGCGGTTAGAAACTGTTCGCGTAGCTGGGTTCGATCGTCGACAGCTGCCGGCGAATTATGGCCCACGAGCTCTGAACAGTCGACGACGGGCGAGCCTGCTGCATCGCATCATCAACCCGGCGTGCCGCAGTGATAAGCGAGCGACCGGCAACTGCTGCCGCGTCGGCGTTGCCACCACCGCGAACGAGCTGCTCATACAGCGACGCGTTATCCGCGAACGCCGAGAGTGCAAACCACAGATCGACGTCGCCGGCTGTGTACGCACGCCGCGCATTCACCGTGGCGGTACCGGAGACCGAAAGATCCAGCCGCTGGCGGCCGACGAGGTTCTGCGCATTGCGGCGCAGTGTCGTTGCCGACTCTACGGTAAGCACAGCGCCGAACGAGGAGCCGACGGATCCGGCGCCCACCGCGCCACCGGTTGTCAGGCCGAGCGAGCGAGCGGTGCGCCAGTCGAGATTACCCGTCGCGGTCAGGCCCTTGTCGACCTGATACTCGAACAGAGCGCGACGAGTCGCGTCGTCGAGCTGACCATTAACGGTACCGCGGTAGTAATTCTGCTGCGCAAGCGCCTGCTGTGCCGCGCGAATTCTGTCCTCCGCCGTGAACACCGTGTAGGCGTCGGCGATTCGTCTGCCACCGCGCGCTCTCAACGTTACCGGCTGGTCGAGCTGAACAGCGAGGCGGGTTCCCGCGGGAACATTGACGTTTTGCCCCGATGACAGGATGCTGCCGAGGGCCGAAAGGATGCCGGACGCGGGACTGTTCTCGGACCCCGCTCCCATGATCGCTCCTCCGATGCCGCCGCGTCCGCCAACGAGCACCACGCGTGCATTAGGATCGGCGTCGATCTGACGTCGCTCGGTTGCGTCTGTGCTCGTAAGCCTGCCGTCGATCGGATAGGTCGTGCCGTCAGGCAGGGTCAGACGGTCGAAAGCCACTTCGATGACGCCCGATTGCTGCCGGGTTGCGGGCTGGACGAAGGAAATAACGCCGCGGATGCGGCTGCCGGCCGGAATGACCGTGTATTCGTCGGCACTGACAGTGTCGACGACCACTGTAGAGAAACTCTGTCCGACCTGGAGGTTGTTCGATTGAAGCGCTGTTGCGGTGCGTACGATAATTACGCTGCCTTCGGGCAGCAGCACGCGCGCCTGTGCAGCAAGGCCTGACGCAGCGAACAGCGACAGGGCCAGGCTCCACGCTGCGCCGGGCAGGAATTTCGTTCGGATTTGCATGGCTTAGCTCCTTATTGAGCGTGGGAACGAACAAGTCCCAACCATTCAAGAGGCGTACCGTCGAATCAGCGCCGCATCGCTGCGCAGATGACCATTAATGACTATCTTGTGACTATGACGGACGTTCGCATTGCACAGCTCAAAGCGCGGCTCAGCGAGTATCTGCGGGCCGTGCGAAAGGGGCACGAAGTGGCGGTTTACGACCGGAATCAGCCCATCGCGCGGCTTGTCCCATTTTCGCGAACAGGTCCGCTCCTCGTTCGCGAGCCGGTGAGGCGTTACGCGACGCTTGGAGAGATTCCGTTGCCGCCACCGGTCAGACTCGATACTGACCCAGTCGAGCTTCTCCTCCAAGACCGCCGAAGTGGACGATGATCGCTTATCTGGATTCGTCGGTCATCCTGCGAGTCATTCTGGGACAGCCGGGGCGAATTCCGGAATGGAGACGCATCACCACAGGAGTCGCGAGCAGTCTCATCGAGGTCGAATGCCTTCGAACTATCGAACGCCTGCGTCTGACGGGAGAGCTGACTGTCGAGGAGACCGCCATCCGTCGCGAGGCTGTCTACCGAGTCATCGAACGACTCGATGTCGTGGAGCTGACAGGCGCTGTTCTCCATCGCGCTTCGCAGCCGATGTCGGCGCCGCTGGGAACACTTGACGCTTTGCACCTTGCGACCGCCGACCTGTGGCGCGAGACGCAGGGAAAAGCCCTCGTATTTGCTACGCACGATCGCGCACTCGCTCTCGGCGCGCGAGGCAACGGATTCAGAGTTCTCGGAGTGTAACCGGCGCCGTCACTGCTTCAGCGAGGCGAGCCACCGCTGCGTGTGATCCGCGACTTCCTCCAGAACCTTCGCGTCGGTCTTTCCAGAAGATTTGAGGACGTGGAAGCTGTGATCCGCGCCTTCGATCCACTGCATATCCCAGCGCGTCCTCACGGACTTGAGCGCGGTCTCCATCAATGCACGCGTGCAGAATGGGTCGCGGGTGCCGCTGAAGCAAAGCACCGGCACGTCGATCGAGCCAAGGTGAGCGTCGCGCAGCTTCTCCGGCTGACCCGGCGGATGCAGAGGGTACGCGAGGAGCAGCAGACCGTCGCAGTTGAATCCCTTCGCCGCCATCATCGATGCCGCGCGGCCGCCCATCGATCGTCCACCAATAATCAGTGTACGCGGATTCAACTCCGCCCTCGCATGCGCGACCACCGCGGAAAAGCATTCTTCGAGGCGCGGCATGGGATCGGGACGCCCCGATTTCTTCTCGCGGTAAAGAAAGTTGAATCGGACGGTGCTCAGTCCGCGCGAGCGCAGCGCGCGCGTGAGCGCAACGATGCTCTTGTCGGCCAGATTCCCGCCGGCGCCGTGGGCGCACACGAATACCGGCGCATCCAGTCCGGTGTCGGCACTCTCGAATATTGCTGTAGTCGTCGCCTGCCCGACGGGTAGAGTCCACTCGACTGACGACGACGCAGCTCCGGTGCCGCTCATGCGAGTGGTGGGGGGCACGGCGCCAGCTCCATCTCATCCAGAAAGCGGTGGCCGCCGGTTGGTTGTCCGCTGCGCTCGTCCACGCGCGTGAGAACGAGCCGGTCTTTCGTTCGGGTCATGCCGACATACAGAAGTCGCCGAGCCTCCTCGATGTCACGCTTCGTCGGATCTCTTTTTCGCAGGAGCTGTGTGTCTTCAGCGCCCACTATGTAAACTCGTGAGAACTCCAGTCCTTTAGTCGAGTGCAATGTCAGTAGGTTAACCCTCGTCCTTTCCGGCTCGTATCCGTCCGTTTTCGACAAAGTCACCCGTTCCAGAAAGCAGCCGATCTGCTCCGCAAGTGGCTTTCCCTCGACCAAATCGAGCAATGGGCCGATTCGAAGCATTGCAGCCGGGTACCGTTCCCCGGCTGTCTTATCGGCGCGAACCTGGTCCATGAGCCGCTCGCCCCCAAGGCGCGCTATCAAATCGTCCAGGGTTGGAATCGAGTGATCGTCCGCGTTATCCCTTTCCTTCCCGTAAAACTCCAGACACTTGCTATACCGTCCGAACGGAAAGAGACGCGTGAGCGTCTTCAGCCGGACCGCCTCCGCACAGAGGGAGTCTTCCTCGCAGAGTGCGAGCGCGACACCCAGGTAGTCGAGCAGAGTGTCGAGCGCCGTCTTCCGAGCGCGTGCCACCTTCGTCTCGCCGAGGGCAAGGAACACGTGCGCGAGACACCGCGTGTCGGCAAGAGCGCGGTGCGACCCGCCGGTGTCAATACCGTAGAGCCGGGCAAGGTCGGGAAGCCTGGCACTGCTTGCGTGGAGCTCGCGGGCGAGGACGAGAGTATCGTATGTGCAAAGGGGAGCGCCTGCGAGCGCCTCTGACATCCGTTTGAGTATCGGAAAATCGAACTCATAGCCGTTATGTGCAACGATTATGTCTCGTCCACAGAACTCTCTGAAATCTTCCCAGATTTGCTCGAAGTATGGCGCGTCCGCCACGTCGGCCTCGAAGAGCTTATGCGTTCTGCTCGCGCCTCTCCCGATTGGAACACGAGGTTTGACGAGAGAATGAAACTCGGCCACGATCCTGCCATTGCGCACTCGGACGGCGGCCACTTCGACGATCTCCGCGCGTGCGACGTTCTTGTCCGTAGTCTCAAGGTCGACAGCCGTGAAATCGCGGAAGCGATTCGAGAAAAGGGCGCTCCGATTCAGCTGTGCAGCTTTGAACAGCGCGAGAGAGAGTCCTAGTTCTGGCGCGTCTGAAGTGTCGAGCGGTAGCGCCTCGGGGGGAGGGAGCCCACCAAGCTCTACCCGGGTTAACCCGATCCCCGCAAGAATTCCCTTTAGAGCGATCTCCACTCCCCCCAGCCTGGGCAGCCATACTGTCTGAGAGATATCGAGCGCTGACTCTAACTTTGCAGCAAGCTTCCTGACCTCTTCGCTCTCGGCTGGATCGGAAAGCTCGTCGTGATTCTCCTCGAGAACAGTCCGATACTCACCCACGCGCTGTGAGAGAACCTCATCCGCAAGCGTGCGAATCTCTGTATGCCGGGAACCGAGGGCGACAAGGTTCTGCAGCGCAAAAAACCCTCGCCAGATCTTGCGGCGGTCGCTGTCCTCCTTGGGAAGCCTTCGAGCTGTGTACTCCAGATGTTCGAGCAACGGCCTGTTCTCTTCATCAGCTTTAGCCCGTGAACCGTCAATGAGCGGTTTCGGAAGGACGACTCGAAGAAAAGCCTCCTTGTGCAATGGATCGTCAGGGTCGAGGATGACCCGGAGCGCAGCGATGAGATAGCGCACAACCGGGTCCTCGGAGAGTGCGCGGCCCTGCGCCATGCGGCACGGGACGCCGGCTGACAGAAAGCCTGACTCCGCTGAGTAACCGATCTCGTGCGTGCAATAGAGCAGGGCGAAGTCTCCCCATTCCAGCGCGTTCGCTTCGCGGTCCCGGCTGAGGTCTGCGAGTATCCACGAAATCTCTGACGCATCCGTATCGAAGGTCAGCGCATGGACCTGGAACGGCGAGCTGCGAAGTGCGTCTGCATGCCTGCGATCGCCGAAAAGCGGAGTATTGTGCGCCAGCAGCCTCCGCGCGAATCCCATTACTTCGCTCGGGCAACGACGGTTATCGCCAAGCTCTGCTTTCACAGAGAGCTTGAAGTTGTTGAGGAATGCGGTGAAGACCTTCGGGTTGGCGCCGGTCCACGAGAAGATCGACTGCTCATCGTCACCGACAGCAAACACATTATTGTGCTCGAAGGCCAGAGAGCGGACGATAGCGTATTGAGCGCGATTCAGATCCTGGAACTCGTCAACGAGAATACAGTCCCAGCGCGCGCGAACTTCCGCAGCGACGGAATCGACTCGCATGAGCTGTGCGGCCTTGAGCACGAGCATGTCGAAGTCAACGAGATTTCGCTTGCCGAGGAAATCGCAATACGCCATGTACAAGGTCGCATCGTTATCACGGAGCGGATCACCGTGAAAACGATGAGCCGTGAAGCAGGTAAGCGTGTTGCTGTGGTACTTCCGGAATCCCTCGATGCGATGGAGGACGGAGAGCTGATAGTCCTCATCGGCAATGCCGAATCCTGGCCGCAGGCCAACCTGCTCCGCGAACTCCCGCAGCAGCTCGGCGCAGAACGAGTGAATCGTCCCGCGCTTCACACGCTCGGCGCGCTCGCCGAGGTATTTCTCGAGTCGCGAGGCGATCTCGCCGGCTGCTTTGTTGGTGAATGTGAATACGCAGATGCGGGCCGGATCGATCTGGTGCTTTTCGATCAGGAAGCGAATTCGCTCGATGAGACAGTAGGTTTTTCCGGCGCCGGGGCCGGCGAGAACGAGCACGGGGCCTTGGTTGGACTCTATCGCTGCCCGCTGCGAGGGGGAGGCGACGTGCGGGGTATAAGCGGCGAGGTTGTCGGAGACTTTGGGCGCCGAAATCACGCTCAAAGTTAGCGTCGGGGCGCAACATCAACCAAGAACTACGCGGATCCGGGATTCCAGAGGCGTAGTTATGAGTTTCGAGAGGAACAATCCATCGATAAACCCGCCTCTGCTACAGCTGGATTCTCAATGGCCCGGCCATCGCGCTGTTCTCGATTGGTCTGCTCTTCACGGAGGGGCGATCGTACCGCGAATCGCAGTGGGAGCGGCGGGGCTTCTGGTGGGGGTGTGGCCGATCATCGCCGCGATTACGGGCGAATCTTCCCGGGACAATTCACCAGCGAAGTGCGGAAGGAGACTGCGCTCGTCACATCGGTCTCGTACCTGTTCCTCGGAATTACTCTCGTTAGGCGCGCGCGGGCTATGACAACGTCGCTCGATTCAGCGCCCGTCAGCGGACAATGATCTTTCGCTTGTATTGCAGGTGGTTGTCCGGCGGCCCCACCGTCACGACGTACTCGCCAGGCTCGCGCGCCACGAACTCCGCGTCGTACATCTCGCCGACTCCCAGCCTCCGAATAGCTGGGCCCGTCACGGCAAGGGCGGGCGGCAGGTCAGCGCCATCCTTGGCGAGCCCTCGCCATGTGACGACGTCGGCGCCGCGCCGAATCGCAAAGAACAGCCGCACCGCGGGGCCGATGTTGATGAACCGGAAGCGGTGGGACGCGCCCACGGCCATCTCGATTGGAGGTCCGGTTGCCGAATCACCGTTGATCGTTATGAGGGCCGGAGTTCTGCGTCCGTCCCATCCAGCCGTGAAGACATGGTCGGTGCCCGGATCAAATTTCTGGCCGGGCTCGAGGACGATAATAGGTGCAAAAAGCCCGGAGGTCAGCTGTTCGACGTCGTTGAGGTGAGTGTGATACATGAACGTTCCCGCGCGTGGCAGCGTGAGCCGCGCGGTAAATGAGTCATTGGGCGAAATAGTCGGTGCGAGCAGACTCGCGTTGCCGCTCCAGCCCGCGACGCCATCGGAGTAGCTTTCCAGCTCGATGCCATGCCAGTGAATCGATGTGGCTTCGCGGAGACGATTGATGATCGTGATGTCCGTCGGCTCGTCGCGCGTCAACACTAATGTCGATCCTGGAATCTCGACCGAATCAAGAGCGGGAATGCGGGCGTCCCTCTGCAGCACATATCCGAGAGCGCGCGGAGCGAGGCCCCTCCGCCGTCCCTCGTTGATGAAGAGGTGAAGCTTCCTGACTCTGTCCCGGCTCGCTGGCCGTACTCCACCCGGCTGATTGACAGTGATGCCGAGGACGAGACCGGACATGTGCGCACCGGCGTCGGCGGAATGCGCCGCGTGTTCGCTTGCCACCTTGCCTGTCAGCCGCGCGTTGCCCGGCACAACGTGGAAGGTGATATGACAATGGAAGAGCCAGTTGCCGGGCCGGTCCGGGCTCCAGACCATGAACATCGTGTGACCGGGACTCAGATCTTCGGTCACAGCGAGCCGGCGCTTCGCGGAGGCGTAGAGAGTGTCGGCCCGCCCGGTGCCGCGCGCATCCACGCGGAAATAAAAACCATGCAGATGCATCGGGTGATTCCGCAGTGACGCGTTCACCACATGCCATCTGAGCGTGTCGCCCACGTTCGCCAATACTCGCTCCGTGAACGGCCACGTCCTGCCGTTTATTGCAACAGCGTTGGTGTACGTTGTCGAATCTTTTGGCTGCCCCCATATGTTGATGACGAAGATGCGATCGGGAGGAGCCCCGCCCTCCGGGTCGACGACGAAAGCGCCGCCCAGCTGCTCCCGCTCCGCACCCGGCCGGACTCGTAGCTTCATTATTCCCGGTGTCGCCATGTAGAAGTACGTTCCAGGAGCGCCGGCAACAAAGCGCACGGTTCGTGACTGGCCCGGAGGGATGGGAATGCTGTCGAGTGAAGCGGCGGGTCGCTCGACGAGTCCGCGAACGTAGACCGTAGAATCCGCTAGAGTGTTCCGGATCGTCGCAACGATGGTCGTCCCGGTACGCGCGCGAATGAGCGGCGCGGGGATTTGCGGCTCCTTCCCTTCTTCGGCGATCGCGGCAACGTCGACAAACGGGCCCGTCGGCGATTCAGGGTACCAGCGCGCCATTCCCACGACGAGCTGCAGGGTCAGAACACCGTTCCTGAGCTCACCGGCCCGCTTCCGATTGTCGTTTGCCTTGACGACGGCGAGCGGTGGAGCATGCACCGATGCTTTGGCGAGCCGCGCCTGCGCACCCGCGGGCTCAACCGTCAGTATGAGCAGCAGCGGGAAAAGGAAAAATGCAATGAGGAAGGGTTTCCGCCTCACGAAGGGCCTCTCGTCTTATTTGCGGAGACCCAATTTGTAGCCGACTACGGCTCAAGGCCAGAGTCTTTGGAGATCACTGCAGACATGGCCGATACCATAGAACTATCTCCCGCTCTGGCGAGCGCGGCGAATCGTCTTGCGGAGACGGTCCACTTCGGCGTCGTCAAGATCGACGTCCGACATCCTGAGCAGAGCGGTCACCGCCTGCTCGGGCGAATCGCCAAAATAAGTCTTCACGACGTGAGCCAGCACGTCATCTCGGGCCCGCTCGGTCGACTCCGCCGGATAGTACACGTAGCGGGGGCCATCTTCCTTATGGCGGATCAGACCTTTTTCGCCAAGAATACGGAGCACTGATCGCACAGCTGAGTACGTGGGCGGGTCGGGAAGATCGCCCATGATCTCGGCGACCGTCGCGCCGTGGCGCTGGTGAAGGATGTCCATGACCTGCCGCTCGCGGCGGCTCAGGGCATCGGCCGGGGCGGGCGTAGCTGATTTGATTTTCATTGACTCGCGTGGAGTTGCTGATTGTTGCGGCATTCGCGCTATCCGAATCTGAGTGTCCGGTGCTGAAATATCAACCGTGCTGAAATTTCAACAGAAGTTGCCCGTTGTCATGTGGCAGCTTCAATTGGGGTGACGATGGCGCGAGAGACCGAGTCGAGCTTCGAGGGGGCAGGCGGAATCAAGCTTCACGCCCAGTGCTGGGCGCCGGAGGGTAACCCCCGGGCCGTTGTCGCGCTCGTGCATGGGATAAGTGAGCACTGCAGGCGATACCAGACTCTGGCTGATCACCTCACCAGGGCCGGCTTTGCGGTTTGCAGCTTCGACCATCGGGGTCACGGGAAATCACCCGGTAAGCGCGGCCACATCAACGACTGGTCGGAGTACCGCGAGGACGTTCGGGAGTTTCTCGAGCACGTGCGGAAGACCGTTCCCAGCCGTCGCCTCTTTCTTTACGGTCACAGCCTCGGCGCTCTTATCGTCGCCGAGTACAATCTTCATCACTGGCACGGGATAGCGGGTTTGATCGTGAGCGGGATCCCGCTCCGACCGACGGGCGCAGCGAAGCCGCACATGGTCTTCATGGCCAAGATGCTCTCGCGCATCTGGCCGACTCTCACGCTGCCGCTCGACGTTGACGGCTCGAAGCTCTCGCGCGATGCCGCAATTGCCCACGCGTATGAGACTGACCCCATGGTCCACCACAAGGCGAGCACTCAGTGGGGAGCGGAAGCTCTTCGCGCAATCGATCGTGTGCGCGAGCGAGCCGCCGACATTCGTCTACCGATTCTGATTCTTCACGGCGAATGCGACCTGGTCAACGACGTTGAAGGGAGCAAGGAGCTGTTCGAGAAAGTGTCGAGCGCGGACAAGGAGATCGTGATTTACCCGGGGGGGGCGCACGAGCCGCACAACGATCTCGACCGTGAAAAAGTCGCGCGCGACGTGGAGGACTGGATGTCGCGGCATTTGCACGCGAGCAAGCCGGTCGCATCATCCGAAAGTGCGCGTTGATCTTCTGAGTGTCCCGTACGACTCCGGGGTGCGAGGCGCACGGATGGGCGCCGGTCCGGAGCGGTTGATGGACTCCGGATTGATCGATCGACTGGAGCACGCGGGGCACGAAGTGGTGCCCTGCTCGATCTGCCTTCCGTCACAGGCGTTCATGCCGGAAGTGCAGGCCGCATTCGAGCTCGACCGGCGACTTGCGACGTGTGTTGCCGAAGCCGTTGCGGTGGGAGCGCTCCCGGTGATCCTGTCGGGGAATTGCTTTACATCGGTTGGCACGGTGGCGGGAATCGGTGAGCCCGATTTAGGCGTGATCTGGCTCGACGCACACGGGGACTTCAACACGCCGGAGACGACGATCGGCGGATTTCTCGACGGGATGGCGCTCGCGACGTTGACGGGCCGCTGCTGGACTTCGCTTGCGGCGAGCGTGCCGGGATTCGTGCCGGTATCCGAAAGGCGGGTGATGCTGTTTGGTGCGCGCGACCTCGATGCGCGGGAAGCAGCCGAGCTCATCGAAAGCGAGATCGAGCACCTGACGCCCGATGCGATTGGCGCGGGCCTCGCTGATAATCTCGCGCGTCGGCGGGAGCATACGCGCGAGATCTATCTACACATCGACCTCGACTCCCTCGATCCGTCGGAAGGGAAGGCAAACAGCTTCGCGGTCGCAGGTGGCTTCAGCGTTGTGGACGTGCGCAGTCTCGTGGACGAGGTGGCGCGTGCATTCCGCATTCGAGCCGTGGCGCTGACCGCGTACGATCCAAGTCAGGATGACGGCGGTCGTGTGTGTGAGGCGGGGATAGGTCTCGTCGTTGCAGCGGTGAACGCTGTCTCGCGTGCGAACGACTCGAGCGTTCGCTAGATCTGTGGCATGCGCACAGATCTGGCGCCCGACATGCGCGCTTTAATCGATCGGCTTCAGATGCGAGACGATTGCCTCCCGATCTTTCTCCAGGAATGGCGGCAAGGCAATCTTAGCACCGAGCGTCGCTGGATCCTCATCGACTCCGAAGCCCGGACCGTCGGTCGCGATCTCGAATAGAATCCCGTTTGGCTCACGGAAGTACAGACTTCGAAAGTAGTAGCGGTCGATCTCGCCGCTGTTTCGCACTCCCATCGCGTTGAGACGATCGTACCACCTGTGGTATTCCTCTTCCGTAGGCGTACGGAATGCAACGTGGTGCACGCCGCCGGCGCCCAGACGCGCGAACGGCAGGTCCGGCTGCACTGCAACATGCAGCTCGGCGTGAGGCCCATCGCCTTTCATCGAGTACACGTGCACGACGTGGAGGGAATCGTCGTCGGAGACCGTGTACTCGCGCGTGTGCTCCATGCCCATCACGCGCGTGAGGATCGGCTCGGTGCGTCGGATATCCGGAACGCTCATTACAATCGGCCCGAGCCCGCGTATCTGATGCTCTTCCGGCACCGGACTCTGCTTCCACGGTGTTGGCTCATCGCCGCGGCCGCCGTCGTCCACGAGTGCCAGGCGCTGGCCTTCGGTGTCTTCGAGATAGAGA includes:
- a CDS encoding ring-cleaving dioxygenase, which codes for MELHGIHHLTAVSQTIRENLRFYTQVMGMRLVKRSVNQDDTSAYHLFYADAVGTPGTDLTFFDWAMPREQRGSHSIVRAGLRVSGRDSLDWWATRLDELGVTHGEVMERDDRLTLYLEDTEGQRLALVDDGGRGDEPTPWKQSPVPEEHQIRGLGPIVMSVPDIRRTEPILTRVMGMEHTREYTVSDDDSLHVVHVYSMKGDGPHAELHVAVQPDLPFARLGAGGVHHVAFRTPTEEEYHRWYDRLNAMGVRNSGEIDRYYFRSLYFREPNGILFEIATDGPGFGVDEDPATLGAKIALPPFLEKDREAIVSHLKPID